From a region of the Eriocheir sinensis breed Jianghai 21 chromosome 25, ASM2467909v1, whole genome shotgun sequence genome:
- the LOC127003461 gene encoding mucin-5AC-like isoform X4 — MVGNVAGCAPDGKGSNSEGSSSEDGPHNGLVQNGPPTSISPLSSPQSSPYVSPQQSLSPSRASSPMSRPTTTTTTTTTTTAASFPLTVTASTTVPTNPGLGTSHSSPQSGHKSPVRVTPSTGPHTGTHAGAAHRGKPPSSGVKPHRQSDRSASRSRLPTGSSGDSEPALGAQTPQNSPTSIRGTTQTSHAAANNGSHTKGSISRWSGSHPTPNTLSPSTPSSSASTVSTSAAPTVSNTKSNVKQCNQSPCPPPNTATPCRNSVAALSPINKAAIVSNLGSTVTTSTTSATVSTTIATPTTTTTAAATTPTSTTATTTAAASTTVSTTTRNTSPPVVVHGVSQDKNTHTISANSSVRPLSSIVGSNSINPSTLEKCPVNNNNCLNQEYIKHERLNKYYQQLASLPVDKLKRMTDREILELGLTRGALSKLRRVLATIESSCNHIPNGFTNHSVIMPHQCSSPHGSFSPSHAPSNNHPVPSTTAHSLNTSQNCSQGQQLSTTSHQGKTGGAIISETSQNASQKARSSPSILISKESGGTQTGTNNLPTGSLALMQGTQSSLVSTTSVSNNAPTITTTITNLPTTTTIPIPASTSSTTSAIITNSTVVTSLAVVITSTASANIASTVNPTQCHSFTISSSQKAPTVSTQQPPPPPPPVSSVSVVESTSPPSTTVSSHGPHSVSVSVASQTRPVVLPSVAAPQAPIYHYINTPPPPYAIKTTPPPPTTGLPQHPISSQPPPSQHRTSPPSLCVPPRTPSQEPSTPSTSSGIAINNGSQQVYYSSSGPGGKSLPIVSSTINAAPSSMNVAAGYTAPPTANPPHSSAGGSVAVPVYTSAGNMPVYTSSSSIGVPPPPSNGGLVPMVPHGGHYPTYLYSVLGAPGGSHAYGPPGPYGVQQPHRSYYISHVPQMGPMAHLKSAPPPHGVPVSSVTSSRGGSSSSSSSSSSSSSGSARVNKGMFRGQSQVKVSPRSSDSSPSSSQYSSPPQTPSPDHTRDNLPDKRGKAHGDGAEMCEAGEPLGMLGSGASEEGTPPPFHPPPPPVLFPPQANLPRHRGIPYHQLSYFGYHHGGGMRYPGPPLPNQGPVIPPRNPLPLNNDKSSRETTPPAPGALPLAPPDPHCCVRSPEGMSVPCSLPGNNHGRNGGSPHTTASHTDGPQPPVSHAPVPSVASAPTVQVPPGNPCASYHMVPVFPSFGFVPTHSSLTNGFVSPPMPPNFPFPNMGSGINPDFVYSSQYSILGGTTQGGGGPSSACGTPAGIGTPTPGLGLAAGMPYTHYPHNLPPTPNPSAGAKKSCYNCGQVGHHGAECKEANIEEMCNLPKAARS; from the exons ATGGTTGGTAATGTGGCCGGGTGTGCGCCAGACGGGAAGGGTTCTAACTCCGAGGGGTCCAGCAGCGAGGACGGCCCACACAACGGGTTGGTTCAGAACGGACCCCCGACATCCATCTCTCCCCTCAGCTCCCCTCAGTCTTCTCCCTACGTCTCTCCCCAGCAGTCACTCAGTCCTAGTCGCGCATCCTCCCCCATGTCCCgccctaccaccacaaccaccaccaccaccaccacaacggcgGCAAGCTTCCCCTTGACTGTCACCGCCTCAACCACAGTGCCCACCAACCCTGGACTGGGCACGTCTCACTCAAGCCCCCAATCCGGTCACAAGTCCCCTGTCCGTGTCACCCCTTCAACCGGGCCCCACACAGGCACTCACGCTGGGGCTGCGCATAGGGGAAAGCCGCCATCCTCGGGTGTTAAGCCCCACAGACAATCAGACCGCTCGGCTTCCCGGTCTAGATTACCAACTGGTTCATCTGGGGACAGTGAACCAGCCCTTGGAGCCCAGACCCCACAGAACAGCCCTACCTCCATACGTGGGACAACTCAGACGTCACATGCAGCAGCTAACAACGGCAGCCACACCAAGGGCAGCATCTCTCGGTGGTCAGGAAGTCACCCGACACCCAATACTctatccccctccaccccctcttcttccgcctccactGTATCCACATCTGCAGCTCCCACGGTTTCCAATACCAAAAGTAACGTAAAACAGTGTAATCAGAGTCCTTGTCCCCCGCCAAACACAGCTACACCTTGCAGGAACTCCGTGGCAGCACTTTCTCCCATCAACAAGGCAGCTATTGTTAGTAACTTAGGGAGCACTGTTACCACCTCCACTACTTCTGCCACTGTCTCCACCACTATAGCCaccccaacaaccaccaccactgcagctgccaccacccccacctctaccaccgccaccaccactgcagcTGCCTCTACCacagtctccaccaccaccagaaacaCATCGCCGCCTGTTGTCGTCCATGGAGTGAGCCAAGACAAAAACACCCACACCATTAGCGCTAATTCCAGTGTCCGACCACTGTCGTCCATCGTTGGTTCCAATTCTATAAACCCATCCACTTTGGAAAAATGTCcagttaataataataactgcTTAAATCAAGAGTACATAAAGCATGAGAGACTAAACAAGTATTACCAGCAGTTAGCAAGCCTCCCAGTTGATAAG CTAAAAAGGATGACAGACCGAGAAATCCTAGAGTTGGGGCTTACTCGGGGTGCTCTGTCCAAGCTGCGACGTGTCTTGGCTACCATAGAGAGCTCCTGCAACCACATCCCCAACGGCTTCACTAACCACTCAGTCATCATGCCCCACCAGTGCTCCTCACCTCATGGGTCTTTCAGCCCATCCCACGCCCCCTCAAACAATCATCCTGTCCCCTCAACCACTGCTCACTCTCTCAATACTTCTCAAAATTGCTCACAGGGCCAACAGCTCAGTACAACTTCACACCAAGGCAAGACTGGAGGTGCCATCATATCGGAAACTTCTCAAAACGCATCCCAAAAAGCTAGAAGTTCACCCAGTATCCTCATTAGTAAGGAGTCTGGTGGTACACAAACTGGTACTAATAACTTACCAACTGGGTCTCTGGCTTTAATGCAAGGGACTCAGTCTAGCTTAGTCTCAACCACTTCTGTTTCTAATAATGCTCCCACGATCACCACAACCATAACCAACCTCCCAACCACTACAACCATCCCCATCCCAGCCTCAACCAGTTCCACCACCTCCGCCATAATAACAAACAGCACCGTGGTTACATCCCTTGCTGTCGTAATCACTTCCACAGCCTCTGCCAACATTGCCTCCACTGTGAACCCAACACAGTGCCATTCTTTCACCATCTCATCCAGTCAGAAGGCCCCGACAGTTTCCACACAGCAAccgcccccacctccaccacccgtTTCCTCTGTAAGTGTTGTTGAGAGCACTTCGCCACCCAGTACCACAGTCAGCAGTCATGGGCCacactctgtctctgtctctgttgccTCTCAAACTAGGCCTGTTGTGCTCCCCTCCGTGGCGGCACCTCAAGCTCCAATCTACCATTACATTAACACCCCCCCTCCACCCTATGCCATCAAGaccacccctcccccacccaccaccgGCCTTCCTCAGCACCCCATAAGTTCGCAGCCGCCGCCAAGCCAACACAGAACGTCACCCCCTTCACTGTGTGTCCCTCCGCGCACCCCCTCACAGGAGCCATCCACTCCTAGCACCAGCTCTGGCATTGCTATTAATAATGGGAGTCAGCAG GTGTATTACAGCAGCAGTGGTCCGGGTGGGAAGAGCTTGCCCATTGTTAGCAGCACCATAAACGCTGCACCTTCGTCCATGAACGTGGCAGCAGGCTACACTGCTCCCCCGACAGCCAACCCTCCCCACTCCTCGGCCGGAGGGAGTGTGGCAGTGCCGGTGTACACCTCTGCCGGGAACATGCCAGTGTATACCTCCTCCAGCAGCATTGGTGTTCCTCCTCCCCCTAGCAATGGAGGGCTGGTCCCCATGGTGCCCCACGGAGGTCACTACCCGACATACCTGTACTCAGTGCTTGGGGCGCCCGGGGGCTCCCATGCCTATGGTCCCCCAGGGCCGTACGGTGTCCAGCAGCCCCACAGGTCTTACTACATCTCCCATGTTCCACAAATGGGGCCCATGGCTCACCTCAAGAGTGCGCCGCCTCCCCACGGCGTCCCAGTGTCCTCCGTCACCAGCAGtagaggagggagcagcagcagcagtagcagcagcagtagcagcagtagtggcagTGCCCGTGTGAACAAGGGAATGTTTCGGGGGCAGAGTCAAGTGAAGGTTTCCCCGCGGTCTTCTgactcttctccctcctcgtctCAGTACTCCTCTCCCCCCCAGACCCCCAGCCCTGACCACACCCGGGACAACCTTCCAGATAAGAGAG gCAAGGCTCACGGCGATGGAGCGGAGATGTGCGAGGCCGGAGAGCCCTTGGGGATGCTCGGGTCTGGAGCGAGTGAGGAAGgcactccacctcccttccaccctcctcctcccccggtcCTGTTCCCACCGCAGGCCAACCTCCCCCGCCACCGTGGCATCCCCTACCACCAGCTGAGCTACTTTGGCTACCATCACGGGGGGGGAATGAGGTACCCAGGGCCCCCCTTACCCAACCAAGGACCAGTAATACCCCCCAGGAACCCTCTACCACTAAACAATGATAAGTCCAGCAGAGAAACCACGCCACCGGCCCCCGGAGCGCTGCCTCTGGCACCGCCCGACCCACACTGCTGCGTGAGGTCCCCGGAAGGCATGTCGGTCCCCTGCTCTCTGCCGGGAAACAATCATGGGCGTAATGGCGGCTCGCCCCACACGACTGCTTCCCACACAGACGGTCCCCAGCCCCCGGTGTCCCATGCGCCCGTCCCCAGTGTGGCCTCGGCCCCCACGGTCCAGGTCCCGCCCGGCAACCCCTGCGCAAGTTACCACATGGTTCCAGTGTTTCCTTCTTTTGGATTCGTGCCAACACACAGTTCTCTCACTAATGGCTTTGTCTCGCCTCCCATGCCACCCAATTTTCCATTCCCTAATATGGGTAGCGGAATAAATCCCGATTTTGTTTACAGTAGCCAGTATTCTATTTTGGGGGGTACCACTCAGGGTGGGGGTGGCCCAAGCTCTGCATGTGGCACACCAGCTGGCATTGGAACGCCCACACCCGGCCTGGGGCTGGCAGCCGGCATGCCCTACACTCACTACCCCCACAACCTGCCCCCGACCCCTAATCCGTCCGCTGGTGCCAAGAAATCATGTTACAACTGTGGGCAGGTTGGGCATCATGGTGCTGAGTGTAAGGAGGCAAACATTGAAGAGATGTGCAACTTACCAAAGGCTGCCAGGTCTTGA